Proteins found in one Acidobacteriota bacterium genomic segment:
- a CDS encoding FAD-dependent oxidoreductase, translated as MRGQLLRLQAPTPSLFRVIWSPGCYVVPWADGSLLVGATVEHVGFDERATARGVAALLDGVARVLPTSLGATFERVRVGLRPMTPDHVPVIGPSAAVPGLIYATGHYRNGVLLAPWTSEAVARLIVDGIPVDPRVSPSRFPDAL; from the coding sequence GTGCGCGGTCAACTGCTCAGGCTGCAGGCCCCCACGCCGTCGCTCTTTCGCGTGATCTGGAGTCCCGGGTGTTACGTGGTGCCCTGGGCCGATGGCAGTCTCCTCGTCGGGGCCACCGTCGAGCACGTCGGCTTCGACGAGCGGGCCACCGCGCGTGGGGTCGCGGCGCTGCTCGACGGCGTGGCGCGGGTGTTGCCGACCTCTCTGGGCGCGACGTTCGAGCGAGTGCGGGTGGGCCTGCGGCCCATGACGCCCGACCACGTGCCCGTCATCGGGCCTTCGGCCGCCGTGCCCGGGCTCATCTACGCCACCGGCCACTATCGCAACGGTGTATTGCTCGCCCCGTGGACCTCCGAGGCAGTCGCCCGGCTGATCGTCGACGGGATCCCGGTCGACCCCCGGGTGTCGCCGTCGCGCTTTCCGGACGCCCTGTGA
- a CDS encoding TIGR00730 family Rossman fold protein: MASIARVCVFCGSSAGRGEGYLGAARRLGSALARRGFGLVYGGASVGLMGAVADAALAAGGHVTGVIPTALVNKELAHPGLSDLRVVASMHQRKATMADLSDAFIAMPGGIGTLEETFEILTWAQLGLHAKPCAFLDVDGYYQRLLAFLEHGIAERFVRPEHRAVFLVEADPDRLLDRLATFSPPAVEKWIGRNET, translated from the coding sequence ATGGCATCGATTGCCCGCGTGTGTGTGTTCTGTGGTTCGAGCGCCGGCCGCGGTGAGGGCTACCTTGGGGCCGCACGCCGCCTTGGCAGCGCGTTGGCCCGTCGTGGCTTCGGGCTGGTATATGGGGGTGCGAGCGTCGGCCTCATGGGCGCGGTCGCCGATGCCGCGCTCGCCGCGGGCGGCCACGTCACTGGGGTCATTCCAACGGCGCTCGTCAACAAGGAACTGGCGCACCCCGGCCTGTCCGATCTCAGGGTCGTGGCCAGCATGCACCAGCGGAAAGCCACGATGGCCGACCTGTCCGACGCGTTCATCGCCATGCCGGGCGGGATCGGCACGCTCGAGGAAACCTTCGAGATCCTGACGTGGGCGCAACTCGGCCTGCACGCCAAGCCGTGCGCGTTCCTCGACGTGGACGGGTACTACCAGCGGCTGCTCGCGTTTCTCGAGCACGGGATTGCCGAACGATTCGTCCGTCCCGAGCACCGCGCGGTCTTCCTCGTCGAGGCGGACCCAGACAGGCTGCTCGACCGGCTGGCGACCTTCTCGCCTCCGGCCGTCGAGAAGTGGATCGGCCGGAACGAGACCTGA
- a CDS encoding S8 family serine peptidase, giving the protein MRPFLLPALLACVIGLEAAQPAGPADTRVLVIVTLADQPLVRVAVEEPLVTGVGLTADEADRSRAAREARVLGRVEALGRPSRLRVARAVGELGGEVVYASRAINALAVRVPAQAVAILRARPDVASVEVDVPRASHIDVVPTALGVQGFWNANFRGGATDVAIIDTGVFRDHEAFVARRLDVRPGTTAQGAPRAFHDTAIAYGGASYCDDPADPDDFNGHGTLAAGVVFSQRSDRRGVAYGIDRLYNLKAGYNTCAGGGSSWMTDTMAAVDWSLATDDPPEIFNYSYGATTASDDDSFSRFWDAIVDGYGKIVTISAGNSGSNGTTVGSPGIAHNVLTIANIDDRNTPGRSDDIVHSSSSRGPTVRGRKKPDLAAPGTRVLLPSTWGATWWENATGTSFSAPAVAGVAALLVDAGVGDPRAVKSVLVNTADDYGTTGWDPAFGWGYVNAQRAFDERQQVSLVSVGAPGTASSTLYFERTAAAPTKATIAWNRRVTYATGGMPGPGGDPNNVDLFLYGATHGGLVAWSTSAIDNVEQVVSSTSEPVVLVVRSAAPFGGSSETVALAQNGGFVARVGPAMTLGLAAPAVTATGAVFTVTGTLVNSGDLAGQSHTVTLTPPAGFVLTDGQATKNVGLVPAGGQALVSWSVRAPATATGPSTFVASLAASSYGVVLQVTASTSVAAVAPCAFSVSPQSVSVGHLAASVNLTVHADAGCSWATSSPVGWVRPTPASGTGPATVTLSIDPNPGLLARTTTLFVAGVSVPVQQQGQPATHPREYFLAEGATGDFTLDVAIANPGGTAAPVRVTFLRARPRPPHSIEFELAARARRTIRVNDIPELSNEPISTVVSSLAGLPLAVERTMVWGAGGYGGHTGTAIEQPALRWYFAEGSQGFFDTFLLLANPGDEEATATVRFLREHEGEVTVERKIVPYARETVFAGADELGGLADTSFAIVVESDRPIVAERAMYWSTPDQWWAGGHESAGVAALARDWYFAEGATGFYFDAWLLVGNPNETPANVEFTYLLPDGTSIVDARTVGPRRRLTRLVDEVDPRLADTSFSVTIEADVPIVAERAMYWPGSGWREGHNAFGLVETSLRWGLGEGRVGQAQNFETFVLMANPDPTRTARVRLTFLREAGPAVEREVDVMPGSRATVYVGYHPVYTHVPELVHESFGVLVESLNDVPIAVERAMYWDAGAEHWAGGSSATGTRLP; this is encoded by the coding sequence ATGCGGCCATTCCTCCTCCCCGCCCTGCTCGCCTGCGTCATCGGCCTCGAGGCCGCCCAGCCCGCCGGCCCCGCCGACACCCGTGTCCTCGTGATCGTGACGCTTGCCGACCAGCCGCTCGTACGCGTGGCGGTGGAGGAACCGCTCGTCACCGGGGTCGGTCTGACCGCCGATGAGGCCGACCGGTCGCGCGCCGCGAGGGAGGCGAGAGTGCTCGGCCGCGTCGAGGCGCTCGGCCGTCCGTCACGCCTTCGCGTCGCGCGAGCCGTGGGCGAGCTGGGCGGCGAGGTCGTCTACGCGAGTCGGGCCATCAATGCCCTCGCCGTCCGCGTTCCGGCGCAGGCGGTCGCGATACTGCGCGCGCGCCCGGACGTCGCGTCGGTGGAAGTGGACGTGCCGCGCGCGAGCCACATCGACGTCGTGCCCACGGCGCTCGGCGTTCAAGGCTTCTGGAACGCGAACTTCCGCGGGGGAGCGACCGACGTCGCCATCATCGATACCGGGGTGTTTCGCGACCACGAGGCGTTTGTCGCACGTCGCCTCGACGTGCGGCCGGGCACGACGGCTCAGGGCGCCCCGCGTGCCTTCCACGACACCGCGATCGCCTACGGCGGGGCCTCGTACTGTGACGACCCCGCCGACCCCGACGACTTCAACGGGCACGGCACGCTGGCGGCCGGCGTCGTGTTCAGCCAGCGCAGCGACCGTCGCGGCGTGGCGTACGGCATCGATCGCCTGTACAACCTGAAAGCCGGCTACAACACCTGTGCGGGCGGCGGCAGCAGCTGGATGACCGACACCATGGCTGCCGTCGACTGGTCGCTCGCCACCGACGACCCGCCCGAGATCTTCAACTACAGCTACGGCGCGACCACGGCCAGCGACGACGACAGCTTCTCGAGGTTCTGGGACGCCATCGTCGACGGCTACGGCAAGATCGTCACGATCTCCGCAGGCAACAGCGGGTCGAACGGGACCACGGTGGGCTCGCCCGGCATCGCGCACAATGTGCTCACCATCGCCAACATCGACGACCGGAACACGCCGGGGCGGTCGGACGACATCGTGCACTCGTCGAGCTCGCGAGGGCCGACCGTACGTGGGCGCAAGAAGCCCGACCTCGCCGCGCCCGGCACGCGCGTGCTGCTGCCCTCCACCTGGGGCGCGACGTGGTGGGAGAATGCCACCGGTACGAGCTTCTCGGCGCCGGCGGTGGCCGGCGTCGCCGCCCTGCTCGTCGACGCGGGCGTCGGCGACCCGCGGGCGGTGAAGTCCGTGCTCGTCAACACCGCCGACGACTACGGCACCACGGGCTGGGACCCTGCCTTCGGCTGGGGATACGTCAATGCGCAGCGGGCGTTCGACGAGCGGCAGCAGGTGTCGCTCGTCAGCGTCGGCGCGCCGGGTACCGCCTCGTCGACCCTTTACTTCGAGCGCACGGCGGCAGCACCCACCAAGGCGACGATCGCCTGGAACCGGCGGGTCACTTACGCCACGGGCGGCATGCCGGGTCCGGGCGGCGACCCGAACAACGTCGACCTGTTCCTGTACGGCGCGACGCATGGCGGGCTCGTCGCCTGGTCGACCTCCGCCATCGACAACGTGGAACAGGTCGTCTCGTCCACGTCGGAGCCCGTGGTGCTCGTCGTCAGATCGGCCGCGCCGTTTGGCGGCAGCTCGGAGACCGTGGCGCTGGCCCAGAACGGCGGCTTCGTGGCGCGTGTGGGACCGGCGATGACGCTCGGGCTCGCCGCGCCTGCCGTGACGGCGACCGGCGCCGTGTTCACCGTGACGGGGACCCTCGTCAACAGCGGCGACCTGGCGGGTCAGTCGCACACCGTGACGTTGACGCCGCCCGCCGGATTCGTCCTGACCGACGGCCAGGCGACGAAGAACGTCGGACTGGTGCCGGCAGGAGGGCAGGCCCTCGTCTCGTGGAGTGTGCGCGCTCCTGCCACGGCGACCGGGCCCTCGACGTTCGTCGCCAGCCTGGCGGCGTCGTCCTACGGCGTGGTCCTCCAGGTCACCGCGTCGACGAGCGTGGCGGCCGTGGCGCCGTGCGCCTTTTCGGTCAGCCCCCAGAGCGTGTCGGTCGGCCACCTCGCCGCTTCGGTGAACCTGACGGTGCATGCGGACGCTGGCTGCTCGTGGGCCACGTCGAGCCCCGTGGGCTGGGTGCGACCGACCCCGGCGAGCGGAACGGGGCCGGCGACGGTGACGCTCTCCATCGATCCGAACCCGGGGTTGCTGGCGCGAACGACCACGCTGTTCGTGGCGGGGGTGTCCGTGCCGGTGCAGCAGCAGGGACAGCCGGCCACGCACCCCCGTGAGTACTTCCTCGCGGAAGGCGCCACTGGCGACTTCACGCTCGACGTGGCGATCGCCAACCCAGGTGGTACCGCCGCGCCCGTCCGCGTGACGTTCCTGCGCGCCCGGCCCAGACCACCGCACAGCATCGAGTTCGAGCTCGCCGCGCGGGCCCGCCGGACGATTCGCGTCAACGACATCCCCGAGCTCTCGAACGAGCCGATTTCGACCGTCGTTTCGTCACTCGCCGGCTTGCCGCTCGCGGTCGAGCGGACGATGGTGTGGGGTGCCGGCGGTTACGGCGGCCATACGGGCACGGCCATCGAGCAGCCCGCGCTGCGGTGGTACTTCGCAGAAGGGTCACAGGGCTTCTTCGACACCTTCCTGCTGCTCGCCAACCCCGGCGACGAGGAGGCGACGGCCACCGTGCGGTTCCTCCGTGAGCACGAGGGAGAAGTCACCGTCGAGCGGAAGATCGTCCCCTACGCCCGCGAGACGGTCTTCGCCGGCGCCGACGAACTCGGAGGCCTCGCCGACACGTCGTTTGCGATCGTCGTCGAGTCGGATCGGCCCATCGTCGCCGAACGCGCGATGTACTGGTCGACGCCGGACCAGTGGTGGGCCGGAGGTCACGAGTCGGCCGGCGTCGCCGCGCTGGCGCGCGACTGGTACTTCGCCGAGGGCGCGACGGGGTTCTATTTCGACGCCTGGCTGCTCGTGGGCAACCCCAACGAGACGCCAGCCAACGTGGAGTTCACCTATCTCCTGCCCGACGGCACGTCGATCGTCGATGCGCGCACGGTCGGACCGCGCCGGCGCCTGACCCGCCTCGTCGACGAGGTGGATCCACGCCTGGCCGACACGTCGTTCTCCGTCACGATCGAAGCGGACGTGCCCATTGTCGCCGAGCGCGCAATGTACTGGCCGGGCAGCGGCTGGCGTGAGGGCCACAACGCGTTCGGCCTCGTGGAGACGTCCCTGCGCTGGGGCCTCGGCGAGGGCCGCGTCGGGCAGGCGCAGAACTTCGAGACCTTCGTGTTGATGGCCAATCCCGACCCCACCCGGACGGCCCGGGTGCGCCTGACCTTCCTGCGCGAGGCCGGTCCGGCCGTGGAGCGGGAGGTGGACGTGATGCCCGGCAGTCGCGCGACCGTCTACGTGGGCTACCACCCGGTCTACACCCACGTGCCGGAGCTCGTGCACGAGTCGTTCGGCGTGCTCGTCGAGAGCCTCAACGACGTGCCGATCGCGGTCGAACGCGCGATGTACTGGGATGCCGGCGCCGAGCACTGGGCCGGGGGGTCGAGCGCCACCGGCACCCGCCTGCCTTGA
- a CDS encoding BMC domain-containing protein — protein MVETRGLVGMIEAADAMVKTANVVFVGWEKVDAGLVTAIVRGDVGSVKAATDAGAAAARRVGELVAVHVIPRPADDLEDTLPIG, from the coding sequence ATGGTCGAGACACGCGGCCTCGTCGGCATGATCGAAGCGGCCGACGCGATGGTGAAGACCGCCAACGTGGTGTTCGTGGGGTGGGAGAAGGTCGACGCCGGTCTCGTGACCGCGATCGTGCGCGGCGACGTGGGCTCGGTGAAGGCGGCGACCGATGCCGGCGCCGCTGCGGCGCGCCGGGTGGGCGAACTCGTCGCGGTGCACGTCATCCCCCGCCCGGCCGACGATCTCGAAGACACCCTGCCAATCGGCTGA
- a CDS encoding alanine racemase, whose amino-acid sequence MISDLPTPQVLVDRRRLSANMTRMQQAVARRGIRLRPHAKTHKQPAIAADQMALGAVGICCAKLGEAEVFAEAGLTDIRLPYPVSPWNASRVLALLKRPVRISIVVDHPAVAEAWSRAMVRAAEQLDVLVKVDVGFHRCGVDPLSPEALTLVRKVAGLPGLRFRGLLSHAGHAYHATSEDELERIAREEVRLLSDLADAARAHGVRVEEISVGATPTARFSARLAGITEMRPGNYVYFDRSQVALGAATPGDCALTVLTTVVSKPAPDRLVLDAGSKTLSSDPARGFAAMPGHGAVLPTFGSDRVDETLVVDRLSEEHAVVRVLAGQTRLEPGDRVRLLPNHACVVVNLVDDVQLVDGPNVVETRRVAARGRIS is encoded by the coding sequence ATGATCTCCGACCTGCCCACGCCTCAGGTCCTCGTCGACCGGCGGCGGCTTTCGGCCAACATGACGCGGATGCAGCAGGCGGTGGCGCGGCGCGGCATCCGGCTGAGGCCGCATGCCAAGACGCACAAGCAGCCAGCCATCGCGGCCGATCAGATGGCCCTTGGGGCCGTCGGCATCTGCTGCGCCAAGCTCGGCGAGGCGGAGGTGTTCGCCGAGGCCGGCCTGACCGACATCCGACTGCCGTACCCCGTGTCGCCGTGGAATGCGTCCCGGGTGCTCGCGCTGCTGAAGAGGCCGGTGCGTATCTCGATCGTCGTCGACCACCCAGCGGTGGCCGAGGCGTGGTCGCGGGCGATGGTGCGGGCGGCCGAACAGCTCGACGTGCTGGTCAAAGTCGACGTGGGGTTTCACCGCTGCGGCGTCGACCCGCTGTCGCCCGAGGCGCTCACGCTCGTCCGCAAGGTCGCCGGCCTGCCCGGCCTGAGGTTCCGTGGGCTCTTGAGCCACGCCGGGCACGCGTACCACGCCACGTCGGAGGACGAGCTCGAAAGGATCGCGCGCGAGGAGGTGCGACTGTTGAGCGACCTCGCCGACGCGGCTCGCGCGCACGGCGTGAGGGTGGAGGAGATCAGTGTCGGCGCGACACCGACGGCCCGCTTTTCGGCCCGGCTGGCGGGCATCACCGAGATGCGCCCCGGCAACTACGTCTACTTCGACCGCTCGCAGGTGGCGCTCGGCGCCGCCACGCCGGGCGACTGCGCGCTGACGGTGCTGACGACCGTCGTCAGCAAGCCCGCCCCGGACCGGCTCGTGCTCGACGCCGGCAGCAAGACGCTCAGCTCCGACCCCGCCCGCGGGTTCGCCGCGATGCCCGGCCATGGCGCCGTGCTGCCCACCTTCGGCAGCGACCGCGTGGACGAGACGCTGGTCGTCGACCGGCTGTCGGAAGAGCACGCCGTCGTCCGCGTCCTGGCTGGCCAGACGCGCCTCGAGCCTGGCGACCGGGTGCGCCTGCTGCCCAACCACGCGTGCGTGGTCGTCAACCTCGTCGACGACGTGCAGCTCGTCGACGGTCCGAACGTCGTCGAGACCAGGCGGGTAGCGGCGCGGGGCCGGATCTCGTAG
- a CDS encoding 4a-hydroxytetrahydrobiopterin dehydratase has protein sequence MPRLTDEEITKALEGLPAWTREGESLVRRLTFPSFPDAIAFVVRLSFDAEASDHHPDVTVSWRRLTVAWSTHSEGGVTQKDVDGARLVDRLLRAPDVGST, from the coding sequence ATGCCCAGACTGACGGATGAGGAGATCACCAAGGCCCTCGAAGGCCTGCCGGCCTGGACGCGAGAAGGCGAGAGTCTCGTGCGCCGCCTGACCTTCCCCTCGTTTCCCGACGCCATTGCCTTCGTCGTCAGGCTCTCGTTCGATGCCGAGGCCAGCGACCACCACCCCGACGTGACCGTCAGCTGGCGCCGGCTCACCGTCGCCTGGTCGACGCACAGCGAGGGTGGCGTGACGCAGAAGGACGTCGACGGCGCGCGCCTCGTCGATCGCCTGCTCCGCGCGCCCGACGTTGGGTCGACGTAG
- a CDS encoding DUF2490 domain-containing protein, with protein sequence MRAVAGFVVLVVACCVVGPATASAQEVRAWFPTILQLRLADGWAADIELHPRFDDDLADFELFMIRPSISRRVAEPVTLTAGYAWIGTFEGTRHEQRIWQQVVFSADRGPWSLSQRLRLEQRLFEGAPTPSWRLRGQVRASRPVSSTGPWRLSLGTELLWTLNDARDAPPSGWHSHRVIVGLGRPVGRVFIEPAYMLQTSRSQGSVAVDHVIRVTTTLR encoded by the coding sequence ATGCGCGCTGTTGCTGGCTTCGTCGTCCTCGTGGTCGCATGTTGCGTGGTCGGCCCGGCCACCGCGTCGGCCCAGGAGGTCAGGGCGTGGTTTCCCACGATTCTGCAGCTTCGCCTGGCTGACGGCTGGGCCGCCGACATCGAGCTGCACCCTCGCTTCGACGACGACCTCGCCGACTTCGAGTTGTTCATGATCCGGCCGAGCATCAGCCGGCGGGTCGCCGAGCCGGTCACCCTCACGGCCGGGTACGCCTGGATTGGCACGTTCGAAGGCACGCGGCACGAACAGCGGATCTGGCAGCAGGTGGTCTTCTCAGCAGACAGGGGCCCCTGGAGTCTGTCTCAGAGGCTCCGGCTCGAGCAACGGCTCTTCGAGGGCGCACCGACGCCGTCCTGGCGCTTGCGCGGCCAAGTACGGGCTTCGAGGCCGGTCTCCTCAACGGGCCCGTGGCGACTCTCTCTGGGCACGGAACTGCTCTGGACCCTGAACGACGCCCGCGACGCCCCACCAAGCGGATGGCATTCGCATCGGGTGATCGTCGGCCTCGGACGGCCGGTCGGACGAGTGTTCATCGAACCGGCCTATATGCTCCAGACGTCGAGGAGCCAGGGCTCGGTCGCCGTGGATCACGTCATCAGGGTCACGACAACCCTGCGGTGA
- a CDS encoding FAD-dependent oxidoreductase produces the protein MAPTSCVDIVVIGAGIVGAAVARGLAQRGLQVSLLDRREVAGGATQASAGALAPYIEAHQGSALRDLGASSLATYDTFVAGVVDDTGLAVPYGRPGTVDLALDDAAAATLSAAAEAMAAEGLEVEWLDGPAVAAAEPSLSPEVRGGLLVATHGFVDAHALTRALVASAAALGASIVPGIGLIHVRQTSGRTPLEVHTDRGTWSAACVVLATGAWAGAGEIEGLPVLR, from the coding sequence ATGGCCCCGACATCCTGTGTCGACATCGTCGTGATCGGAGCCGGTATCGTCGGGGCGGCCGTGGCTCGTGGGCTGGCGCAGCGGGGCCTGCAGGTGAGCCTGCTCGACCGGCGCGAGGTGGCGGGCGGCGCCACCCAGGCGTCGGCAGGCGCGCTCGCGCCCTACATCGAAGCACACCAGGGCAGCGCGCTGCGCGACCTCGGCGCGTCCAGCCTCGCCACCTACGACACCTTCGTCGCCGGCGTCGTCGACGACACCGGGCTGGCCGTACCCTACGGGCGGCCGGGTACCGTCGACCTCGCCCTCGATGACGCCGCCGCCGCCACGTTGTCGGCGGCGGCCGAGGCGATGGCCGCCGAAGGACTCGAAGTCGAGTGGCTCGACGGCCCGGCGGTCGCGGCAGCCGAGCCGTCGCTCTCGCCCGAGGTGCGCGGCGGCCTCCTCGTTGCCACGCACGGGTTCGTCGACGCCCACGCGTTGACCCGCGCCCTCGTCGCATCCGCTGCCGCCCTTGGCGCGAGCATCGTCCCGGGTATCGGTCTCATCCACGTCCGACAGACCAGCGGTCGCACGCCGCTCGAGGTCCACACCGATCGCGGCACCTGGTCGGCAGCCTGCGTCGTGCTCGCCACCGGCGCCTGGGCCGGCGCGGGTGAAATCGAGGGACTGCCGGTGCTCCGGTGA
- a CDS encoding heavy metal-binding domain-containing protein, whose product MLVSTTTTLQERTVKQYLGLVSGEAILGANIFRDLLAGIRDIVGGRSGAYETELRRAKDIAVQEMVEQALALGANGVIGVDLDYETIGQGGSMLMVSASGTAVVWEDARG is encoded by the coding sequence ATGCTCGTGTCGACGACAACGACCCTTCAAGAGCGGACCGTGAAGCAGTACCTCGGCCTCGTGTCGGGAGAAGCGATTCTCGGAGCGAACATCTTCCGCGATCTTCTCGCGGGCATCCGTGACATCGTCGGCGGCCGGTCCGGGGCTTACGAAACCGAGCTTCGCAGGGCCAAGGACATCGCGGTGCAGGAGATGGTCGAGCAAGCCCTGGCCCTCGGCGCCAATGGCGTCATCGGGGTCGACCTCGACTACGAGACCATCGGACAGGGCGGCAGCATGCTGATGGTCAGCGCCAGCGGCACCGCCGTCGTCTGGGAGGACGCGCGCGGGTGA
- a CDS encoding succinate CoA transferase — MSVIPYPTISAEEAAALIPHGALVGFSGFTPAGAAKAVPRALAARARALHAQGQPYKIRVLTGASTGKDLDDALAEADAVSWRAPYQSSKRLRQQINRQETQFVDMHLSHVPQALSFGFFGKMDYAVIEATDVTRDGRIYFTTSIGASPTFVECAEKIIVEVNRFHSPRLSEMADIVTLPPPPHRSLIPIFEPLQRIGRPFMAVDPSKIVGVVENEEPDDVAPFDDPSAAHQAIAKFVVRFLLDEVRAGRVPREFLPLQSGVGNVANAVMAGLGDNPDVPPFSMYTEVFQDSCVDLMERRRLVGASSTSLTITPSRLKHIYEWMDFFGQRIVLRPQELTNHPGVIRRLGLITMNTALEVDIYGHANSTHVMGTQMMNGIGGSGDFTRNAYLSIYMCQSVAKGGKISAIVPMVTHVDHNEHSVQVVVTEQGLADLRGLGTVERARIIIEKCAHPAYRDYLRRYLEGAPMGHIRHDLNRCFELHRNLTETGSMLPDLKASDFGE, encoded by the coding sequence ATGTCCGTCATTCCGTACCCCACGATCAGCGCTGAAGAAGCCGCGGCGCTCATTCCTCACGGCGCGCTCGTCGGCTTCAGCGGGTTCACGCCGGCCGGCGCGGCCAAGGCCGTGCCGCGGGCGCTGGCGGCCCGCGCCCGGGCGCTGCACGCTCAGGGTCAGCCGTACAAGATTCGTGTTCTCACGGGAGCCTCGACCGGCAAGGACCTCGACGATGCGCTGGCCGAGGCGGATGCGGTCTCGTGGCGGGCGCCCTATCAGTCGTCGAAGCGGCTCAGGCAGCAGATCAACCGGCAGGAGACGCAGTTCGTCGACATGCACCTGTCGCACGTCCCGCAGGCGTTGAGCTTCGGCTTCTTCGGCAAGATGGACTACGCGGTGATCGAAGCGACGGACGTGACGCGTGACGGGCGCATCTACTTCACGACGTCGATTGGGGCGTCGCCGACCTTCGTCGAGTGCGCCGAGAAGATCATCGTCGAGGTGAACCGCTTCCATTCACCCCGCCTCTCGGAGATGGCCGACATCGTCACGCTGCCGCCTCCCCCGCATCGCAGCCTGATCCCGATCTTCGAACCGCTGCAGCGCATCGGTCGTCCGTTCATGGCCGTCGACCCCTCCAAGATCGTCGGGGTCGTCGAGAACGAAGAGCCCGACGATGTCGCGCCATTCGACGATCCGTCGGCGGCCCACCAGGCGATTGCGAAGTTCGTCGTCCGGTTCCTGCTCGACGAGGTGCGCGCCGGCCGCGTCCCGCGCGAGTTCCTTCCGCTGCAGTCGGGGGTCGGCAACGTCGCCAACGCCGTGATGGCGGGCCTCGGCGACAACCCCGACGTGCCGCCGTTCTCGATGTACACGGAGGTGTTCCAGGACTCGTGCGTCGATCTCATGGAGCGGCGGCGCCTCGTCGGCGCGAGTTCGACGAGCCTGACGATCACGCCCAGCCGCCTGAAGCACATCTACGAGTGGATGGACTTCTTCGGCCAGCGCATCGTGCTGCGTCCGCAGGAACTGACGAACCATCCCGGCGTGATCCGCCGTCTGGGGCTGATCACCATGAACACGGCGCTCGAGGTCGACATCTACGGTCACGCCAACTCGACGCATGTCATGGGCACGCAGATGATGAACGGCATCGGCGGCAGCGGCGACTTCACCCGCAACGCCTATCTGTCGATCTACATGTGCCAGTCGGTGGCCAAGGGCGGGAAGATCTCGGCCATCGTCCCCATGGTCACGCACGTCGACCACAACGAGCACTCGGTCCAGGTCGTCGTCACCGAACAGGGCCTGGCCGACCTCCGCGGGCTCGGCACCGTGGAACGGGCCCGAATCATCATCGAGAAGTGCGCGCACCCCGCCTATCGCGACTACCTCCGCCGGTACTTGGAGGGTGCGCCGATGGGCCACATCCGCCACGACCTCAACCGGTGTTTCGAGCTGCACCGGAACCTGACGGAAACCGGCTCGATGCTGCCCGACCTGAAGGCGTCTGACTTCGGGGAGTGA